TTTTGTGAGCACGACTAtgctcataattattattaatttaaaaaatatatcgaagATACAAATGCccaaattaataaagtttaaaattacaattttgataatactTGTTAAAGTAgtgaaacaattataaattattttttagttagaaattagcaacaaatttttttttatatctaaaactTGAACATTTAATGCAAGATTCGCCTCGTCGAGTTTTTctagctataataaaaaaaaaaattaccagaaAGTCACattaatgtttgaatttaattttttactacacTGGGTgtttaccaataaaatatcactATCCAATTCTCTTCTATTAAATTctgatattttgttgtaattcaaaaaccaaTAACTGTGTATTATTAAAGAGGTCTTAACACTTTTACGTGCATTAtgagttttaatatatacacaactAAATTACCATAAcacgtaaattaatttataaaaaataactatttataagatGAACTTATTTTCACTGTTTTACAATTAGAtagtaatgatttaaaatttaataataataatatataatataatattaaggtataaatatttattataataattaaatttacctaattacaatatttttgacaaaaatttatttaatcttttgtaatactctaaataaaattaattactttttaagtaatatcaaaaaacatattataaaatgtacttagtGATATAATAGGCTGACAAACCATTTCTGATCTGAATTGTTTTTCgtgtaaaatgatataatatattattgaattataatttaacacatctatAAATAGTGACCCACTAGATACCTACTGTATAGAAAAGTTATGCTCATTTTGCacatctttttttcttttataatgacttcaaattatgaaaaaaattttttcaataacttgAATAGATTATTATGATAGAGATTGATctaagaattaatattataagtagttgATATAccggattttattttattttaatgtgacctagctagttttatttaattttttacataaatctaaataaataatgtgtttacttttgaaccgttttataatatacattatacatttacttaTTGGAATCAGTGGCGCAACTAACACTAAATCTTAGGGGGGGGGCTATTCTTGTTTATAGCCCCACTTCAAAACTACACcaaaggtaaaatatttttttttggaggggCTACGAGTAGTTTTGGGGGGCTTAGCCTCCAAAGCCCCCCTCTAATTGCATCTATGATTGGAATTCAACGGATAAGTAAACAGGTAAActaggtgtgtgtgtgtgtgtgtgtgtgtgtgtgtgtgtgtgtgtgtgtgtgtgtgagtataatatcatattataatatgttagtttgtaacattttttgatatttttcgtctatgtatatttgttatactgtcatattatttaaaaatgaaaatttttgaaaaaaatgaatgtactCAATACTATGTAATGGCTAAATTTagttagataaaattatagtatcttTTGTATAtcaagataaatttaaaattgacatTTAAATGTCATGTTACctatggtataaattatatataatcatcTACGCGTagatgtaggtacattttcatgatcatttaaatcatcaaagatttataaataattatcaatgattTAAACTAAACTAATGCATATGAACTACGAATGAAGTaagaagaatataatatgttaattgttagtaaattatattttacattctgATTGGAGCGACGGAGCGATGAAtgcattgattttacaatgattttttttatgcgtaTATATGATAAGTAGTCCACAAAACACTTTGATTTTTAGCTTTGAGAGTGGTTTTTGCTATAAAGTTGGATCTAGTTTGTACTTTAGGGaggtcaaaataataattcctagtattttttatagttgaaaaatcaaacagaaaattaaggaaaaactaaatatttttttacactttttgattaatttgataattttaacgtAACCTATATCCAGATAGTTTTAAGTTTGGATATCTTATCTATAAatctaaattgtaaataataaaaatgatttgaacACACTACTGTACACGGTACCGGTACCTACATTTCCGATAATATGTTGCCTCATCATTGATTTAAGCGTGGCATAGGTCACTAATAAtgatcaaaaaaaatgtttatcatttttattagacatcagaaaaaattaatttatctaattaaaacgttttattaaataaaagcatATTATGACTCCgcaataagttaataaatataaatttggatCTTCAAGATATAttaacctacctatattacataaaGAAAGAAtgacataatatcaatatattataaatttatttttcttatacgatttttgtataaattcttaaatgttCGTAGTTTATCTGCTAGACAAATAGCTatacacttttaaataatgagtgtcTTGCGTTGAAAGAATCacgctgtatatatatatgtatattgtatacctactttataacAACAATGATTGCACAACAGTAGTATTATTGgcagttaatatttaacactCGTCCAATACACTTGGCCTAGGGTACCGACACGctggtaaattttatattctatacattttaaataggttttaatacaactaatgttttgatttcaagatatatttaacataatattatattaatatgaactaagtaacaaattattaatatttattaaaatattacagttacgcttacaaaataattttggagaataccattaatatatattaaaatgtctagTAAGACTAGTTTATTTAAGAAGTTCTATATACTATACcaagtaatatatttgaataaattttcttttataaattatattaatttttatgagtttatattttagattattggattagtactaatatattttgtatactattgGATTGTTCAATACCGGGGAGGATTTAGTTTTACCgaaccaaaaataatattcaactggCACCCATTATTGATGACAATCGCATTCCtttatttatttgcaaatGGTAAGTttcaacaaaatgtaatattaaaatttataaaacttaatgtttaaaatactttgtacAAAATCAAATCGATATCTTTaactaagtaatttattatatcttatatcagGTATTAAGTAGATACATCATTCAAAAGTTGTACATACAGCCCAGAATTACCATATACCTGAGATGTAATACACTTACCTATATAGGGATTGGAAATGGaggctattttttttaaagaaaaattaggaATATTCCAAAATTCTGCATCATAAACAAATTCAGTGGCCAATGCTGATTCTGATGTATAGGCATgctaatttatcataatgtattatagttctatttaatttataactaataaataatacacacatttgtattaatttataaataagactttaatttaataaatattatatacagtagcacttacttatataatactttaataattgtaattgccTTTTTTGATTTAACTCTTTTAactaggtaaaataaaaaaaaaatggcattTACTCGTAcacgtaaattttataaattatgtagacGAAGCGCAACAGAATAAGCATGCCCCGAGTGATTAATACGTGGCTGCTAGTAGAGGGGGTCTCGGAGTAACTGgttttttacaatgataacAAGGGTCGTTAGCTTGCGCACACATCTATCGCATGCTCtgtcattaaattttagaataaagaTTAACACAGATACCtaagtataacataaataaatgaattaatgtaacacattatatttcttttaaaatacttaatatattattaattttaaaataatttttgtattttgattaataacgtttttatttctaagcaTGTGGCGCATGCTGAACATGCCTGCAGGAGAATTCGCcactgaataaatttaatcataagtATTCCAagtacaaatgtttaattattggaTTTGATTAAAAGAAATAGACAATTTCGTTCTAAATACgtcaacaaaaatatgaatttttttaaatttcattaatttcgtAATCGTATAGACTATATTTGCCAGTAGAGTAATTGGGGAATAAATTTCGACATACAATCTCACAAATTCACTCATTATATCACAATTATAGCAGTCTAATAATTAGCGACAAAAACGTTTCAAAATTCACAATCGAGGATTTCTGATGAAaagtacaaaatgttttaGCGTGTTATATGGGGGAGAGTAGTTACTAGtttgcaaataattatattaaatttataataatgattaatttagtttaatataaaacaatattaaaataattaaatttagtttacgaattttaaatatctaaacgAAATAGGAAAGTgtgttataataggtacatttttcgtttaaaatattcaaatttgttatatctaaatatttattgctttatttatactgtttatttaattttagctatTCTTCATTATCGCACATTTCCAAATAATacgaaacaaaaattaaaaaaccaacATGCGCTTATTCATGGTTGTATATTAATCCTTATCGTATTAGCTGGATTTGCTGCTTTTGTTTCGCACCAATATGGTAAACCTCAAATTCCTCATTTGTATTCTTTACACAGTTGGTTGGGAGttatcactattataatgTTCCTATCCCAGGTAAGTCTacctgatatatatatatatataattcatattatacatacctaatattatatttttttttattatgtagctTATAAGTGGACTCTGGTGTTTCTTGTATCCCGGAGTAGCTGCCCAACATCGAGAAACTTTGGCACCATATCACGTGTTATTTGGCATTTGCATTTTCATTTTAGCAGTTGCAACTGCTTTACTAGGATtctgtgaaaaaataatatttgctctgtatgtattatttatttttaacacaattaaatgtttatactatgaattcacaattttttagGAGTGATAAATACAAACTGTTGCCGGCAGAAGCTGTACTTGGAAACATTTTAGGCATTGTTTGTGTATTTTACTGTATACTAGTAGTTTATATGATAACTAAACCTGAGTTCAAGAGACAACCTAAATTAGAATACGAGACTTTACTTAAATGAAATGGAATTTTAGATAcctaatgtaaattttaaagttttgtgTGTTTGTAATTCAAGCAAAGATGTTGACTGAACTtgttaataatagaaaaatttattattcggtttttattattttgatatttagtattaagacagatgcaaatttaaattatttgatatttatattgaaatacatatataattagctgaagaaataaataattagtaattagttattaattatctcTCTAATTACTTTATAGATTAGTATAATGTTTACATTGTACGGTTATGAGAAAATGAGTAGTTATTTGCAAATAGTATTTCTTGCACAATGTCCCGTCATTTCGACGCGGCAATCTTGACGAGCGTCAAATGGACGCGCCCATTTGGACGAACGACAATATTGGACGCATACGTAATTTCGACGCATGCAATTTTGACGCTACCACTTTTAGGTGCAAGTCAATTTTGacgcaaaaaaaatataattttatgtttattataatattaagtaaaataatacgaagtttatctttttattatattattatacatatagtataatatagtatttatatattttattattattagtatacacttcttatttaacaataaatgtaagtTTGAATTTgcttcataatatttagtcacataaatatagatttacaaaatagtttataatttataaaaaatacatcattaatagaaaatattattctatttaattaaaaatatatagaataataaattaatataaataaaaatacaattaaaagtaaaaaacataaaatttactatttataaaattttaaattgtgcgCAATCCCTTGAAGCACTTCGTCGGTTGTAAAGTTACTAGCATTTGcacatatttgaattaatctTTTGGATGAGTCTTTGTACTTCTTTGTTTTAGTTGGTGCATACCCAGCAATTAATTGTTCTTTTATTACTTCTGTTAAACTTTCATCTCTTTGCAATGCACTTATAAACTTCCATAGACtggttttttacaatttattaatgccGAAAATGCATTATACCATCTCTCAATACTGTTATTGGTTTTCGGAGGATCAGATTGAAGAAGTTCTGAAGTTGCATCTCcatatcattttttctttactttttctatctttttataaataaatccacCTCATAACAAGGAGATCTTTTACCCTTTGACTTTTTACAAACTCCAATggcatgttaatttttttttttaatttacaagttaaaataatatataaagtacacTAAcagatgtaggtacctataggtagttgataatttttaaaagcgtACGACTCACTGCGCGATATAAAACACACTTACACGCCCATGTATTCATGTACAGGTATAATTGAACGGCAAACCGTAATTaagataatgataaaatatgtaccatTTAGATAAATGTGACCATATAGATCAACAAACTACAATTTACAGATTACAGAGTAATCGGTCAAAAAGTCCATGGACAAAATgtccattttgaaaaaaaacgaaCAAAAAGTCGTACAAGTCCTTGAAaagattaataacaaaattaattaataggtatacttgtagaaataaattgtttttccttATAAGACTTATAGATCAATAATCGaggaaataaaatacgtaaactaaaataagaaaatttcgGTTAAGATTATATAATCCAGCATTGACCTTATTTcactattcttaaaaaaatatagataatatttactatctacactctatagtaatttatatttattacatttattttatttatatagatataggaATACCACCATTAGCGATGTTACTAGAttagattatattgattataatatttatcatggcAATTATAGTATTGAGATGTTACAattatatctacctatattagATATGAAGCTTTAATTGCTTCAAATTGTCTTATAATATTCCTCTGCCACTGAATACCACTATAGGCCAGTggcatatataaaaattaattattaattatattttaggacTTTTTgtccaacaataaaaaacgtaTCCGGACTTTTCGTCCGGGATTCAGATTACAGATATACAAATACCATGTTTTTACGTTGAAATTGGCATCACctatgtatgttataaatattttatttttataaactatttttttaacctataCTTATGTGGCTCAATATTATGAAGCAAAttcaaacttatatttattgttaaataagaaGTATTCAAACaccaaaaaaaatcaaaagacCATCGAGCAAACAAATgtcgtattattttacttatacttactaaaataaataaataagtaaatattttttcgtcaaaattgACTTACGCCTAAAAGTGGTGGCGTCAAAATTGCACGCATCGAAATGATGCATATCCCCCCccccagaaaaaaaatgtcaatgttatataacatatatacacTGATAATgaagttatataatacaatattgcttttaattattgtattaatttattatcttgaCTCCAGTTTTCCAGCACCCCTCCgtaaatcataataagtaataatatagatactataatatcagtgtaaattattgtgaactattatttattatacattatatcaaaaaaccgtttttgagataaacaaaataatacacattaaaatcGTTGTTAAATCTTTACTTACAATAAGTTTCTTATCGTTTTGATGACTCTTCAACtttctataaaattttctTGTGTAATCACTAACTctgttatttctaaaattaataataagtctaGCCAGTTTAGGGATTAtagaaagtatattataatataattataatatatattacttatttatttgatttagattttttttttttttttaattagaaattcttgataaatttaatcgaatctttttatcttttgtatctttttattaaaacttcaaaTCATAATACCTGCGTAGATAACtagattcaattaataatagcagaatgtattatattaaatagtttataataatatgttagggATGtgaaatgtatgatatatattataattaaaattattatacatttttcgtcGGCACTCTTGGTTTTAGGTTGATTAATTATGATcacagtaaaaatgtatttgaaaagtaaaaaaaaaaaaaaaaattaaaattaaaaatatgaaacaatgatttattacCAGATCAAAACAAACATATGAgttgtgtttaatattgttcTGTGGTTTCATCGACGACAGGCTAAAGAAAACCGCGCTACAAAAAAGGTGGGAACGCGAACGCACCACTGGAATGAACACGTAGTTCTGCAGTGCCTGTTTCGCCGCCACCACgtcatattttagtttttcgtTGTCGTTAACATGAGATGTACAACGTCACGATTTTCTGTTATCACCTTAATAATAAGTTGATACTTCTTGATAGTATCGGTCACCCGTTAAAACGAAAAAGTGTgtacgtattttattgttgacgATGTTCGTTTTAAACTGAGTGTTTTAGTACGTCCTCTGGCGAATTGTATCATAGGCTATTTGAAAATCCGTTTGTCCGTCGAAATCAGCTACCAATGCATTCTTTACTGTCCCGAGGAAACTCGGTACTGGCGTACACACTGAGCGTACTCGTCACCCTCACGTTCGCATGTTTCCTCTCTACCATATTGGTCGATTACCGGACCGGTACCGAGATGCAGACGCTCAAAATCGAAGTGTAAGTATGTCGTTGAATGACCGACCAGTCCTCGGGTCACGTCTGTGTCTATTTGTACGATGGTGGTGTTAACCGATGGATTTGTTTTCAGGAAAAACTTACCAGAGTATGGCGTATCCAAAAAGATCAACGACTTGGGTCACATAACATTCAATCTTGATGCAGATATCCTTTTTcacttgaatattatattaatatattgatttaatagtgTTGTCCAAGTCTATTGTATAGCGATTGATACTCTTAAAAAGGTGTAGTACACAGTATTAAGGtacctattcaatattttctttcCCCTAACTACATAGTATAGAAATGTTTTGATACCTACTCGTTGTAccgttaatattgttttaaaatcaacataATGAACTTGGTCCACTATAAATTTCTACCTAAACTATTTTCATCTATCAATTAGTtcaatctttaaaaatgtacaatcaaTTTTCCCTTTTTGTACAagtgaattataaattctactattttgaattttctggtttttttaatatatttcttttgtcttttattgaaatttattaatcacataacaaatatagtatattaattaacttaatgcAAACATATACCTGTGTCctgtatgattataatagttatcattgtaatgcttaaatatatttttaatatctaattattgtAAGGTATTATTGACTTAACCATATTTGTGCACATCTCACTAGTTTATTCAATTGGAACGTTAAGCAATTGTTCGTGTACATGACTGCAGAATATGAAACACCAACAAACGCCTTAAATCAAGTAAACCATTTGtgatcataataatgtattatttattaaattacttatatattttgttatatgttataatattttatttaggtaattttatgGGACAAGATTATTTTGAGAGGTGAAAATTCCAACTTGCGCCTTAAAAATAtgagaacaaaatattacttttgggATGATGGCAATGGTTtaaggtaataaatattacaataatttcttacaataaaattcataatatgtatatatataatatatatgtataatatatttgtttttaacataaaaatacttaggtCTAATTTAACACTAACAAACAGATAACAAATACAATGTTAGGTATAatcatattagtatataatgtaatatgcactgatcaaaatataattttaaatttaaattataaataggacAACACagattatattaagttaaaaaaaaaaacatcttttTCAGTTGATACAAGTTAATATCATGAAACAGTAtgccaataaatataaataagagtAAAAACTacttagcatattattatactgattataaatataattccacCTATATTATGAAAGTCCAATGCTTAAATTAaatccataatttttattactgttaatttattttgctattattatttctactagAAAATGTTCATTCAGATTTGAtctctttattaatattatatgagaaaaaaaattaaaattatgattaaaatagatgataatacagttattataatattttgcagaGGAAATAAAAACGTCACTCTTACCCT
The DNA window shown above is from Aphis gossypii isolate Hap1 chromosome 2, ASM2018417v2, whole genome shotgun sequence and carries:
- the LOC114128692 gene encoding transmembrane ascorbate-dependent reductase CYB561-like produces the protein MSSKTSLFKKFYILYQIIGLVLIYFVYYWIVQYRGGFSFTEPKIIFNWHPLLMTIAFLYLFANAILHYRTFPNNTKQKLKNQHALIHGCILILIVLAGFAAFVSHQYGKPQIPHLYSLHSWLGVITIIMFLSQLISGLWCFLYPGVAAQHRETLAPYHVLFGICIFILAVATALLGFCEKIIFALSDKYKLLPAEAVLGNILGIVCVFYCILVVYMITKPEFKRQPKLEYETLLK
- the LOC114128674 gene encoding signal peptidase complex subunit 3 produces the protein MHSLLSRGNSVLAYTLSVLVTLTFACFLSTILVDYRTGTEMQTLKIEVKNLPEYGVSKKINDLGHITFNLDADLTSLFNWNVKQLFVYMTAEYETPTNALNQVILWDKIILRGENSNLRLKNMRTKYYFWDDGNGLRGNKNVTLTLSYNIIPNVGRLPIVGAIGSHTFSFPSQYTR